A genomic region of Haliotis asinina isolate JCU_RB_2024 chromosome 1, JCU_Hal_asi_v2, whole genome shotgun sequence contains the following coding sequences:
- the LOC137275873 gene encoding probable dual specificity protein phosphatase DDB_G0281963 → MPHKRKPRRVLNDDGSGPRNADDSSCSSDDDDDDDDDDDDDDGDDDDDDAIANTTIANITITDTTIANTNIANTSIANTAIANTAIANTAIANTTITNTTIANTSIANTAIANTTIANTVIANTTITDTTIANITITDTTIANTTIANTIIGTLPSPTIPSPTLPSPT, encoded by the exons ATGCCACATAAACGCAAGCCTCGACGGGTTCTCAA CGACGATGGTAGCGGTCCTCGTAATGCTGATGACAGTTCTTgtagtagtgatgatgatgatgatgatgatgatgatgatgatgatgatgatggtgatgatgatgatgatgatg CCATCGCCAACACTACCATCGCCAACATAACCATCACTGACACTACCATCGCCAACACAAACATCGCCAACACAAGCATCGCTAACACAGCCATCGCCAACACAGCCATTGCCAACACAGCCATCGCCAACACTACCATCACCAACACTACCATCGCCAACACAAGCATCGCTAACACAGCCATCGCCAACACAACCATTGCCAACACAGTAATCGCCAACACTACCATCACTGACACTACCATCGCCAACATAACCATCACTGACACTACCATCGCCAACACAACCATCGCCAACACAATCATCGGAACACTACCATCGCCAACAATACCATCGCCAACACTACCATCGCCAACATAA